The Oecophyllibacter saccharovorans sequence AGGAGCTACTCGACCTCTGCGCCGAGAAGAACATCCTGCCTGACTGCGAGATCATCCGCATGGATGAAATCAACGATGCTTTTGCGAGGATGGAACGCGGTGATGTCCATTACCGCTTCGTCATTGACATGAGCACGCTGCCTGGCCCGCGCGCCTGAAGCGGCAAGGTCTTCCGTCAGTTCTCAGGCACTTCGCCTGCAGAACGGGCGGAGACCTGCTCTTGCATAGCAATGTAGCGGCGTGCAGCCGGGGAGACCGTCAGGCCCATGGTAAGACCAGCTGAGAGCAGATAAAGCAGCGCGAAGGTCCATATCACATAGATCATGCCCCCTCCGAAAACAGCTGCACACAGGCTGACGATCGCAGGGCCGATCCAGGTCGAAGCGCCAGCACCCAGCCCCAGGATAGAGAGGGCGGCGGCTTTTTCCTTCGGGCAGATCTGAGGCATCAGCCCCGAAAGGGGCACGAAAGCGGCAATCGTTGCGCCGTAGAAGATGCCTGCCGCTGCAGCGAGCCAGAAATTCCCCGGGAACCAGAGAGGCACATAATAAAACAGCGGGATGGAGACAAAGCCGCCCACGCCCCCGAAGAGGGCGACCACTTTGCGGCTTCCCAGTCGGTCGGCCACCATGCCGGCGATCAGGTTAAAAAGAATATTGCTCAGGAAGATCAGCGAGAGCAGATTGAGCCATTCCCCCAGTGAAAACCCCAGCCGGTCGACAAAGAAGGCCGGCATAATGGCCAGGAAGGCGTATTCCGAAGACGTATCGATCGTGCGGACGATGCCGGCGATGAGCGTTTTCGGCTCACGCCACATGATGCTGAGCGAGCCGAGAAAAACCTGGCTTGCAGGGATGTGGGCAGGCAGCAGGCGCTTTCTGCCGGTCGGCTCATGGGTGAACAGCAGGGCGATAAGACCACCGGCGACGACCAGCACAAGAGAGCACCAGAAAGTGTTGAGCTCGCCGATCTGGGGAATGGCCAGACGGGCGAACTGCGAACCCAAGGTCGGCAGACCGGCCGAAAAGGAAAACCAGAACCACCCGGCTGCCGAGCCCAGCATCGCTGTAGGTGTCGCAGCGGCGATCCAGACGAGCAGCGCATAGGCAAAAAGCGGATACGCAAAGCCGCGCAACGTGTAGAAGAGCAGGATCATGGCGCTGTTGTTGGGGCCCAGACCCAGCACGAGAAAACCGATTTCAAACACCGCCCAGAGAATGAGCCCGATCCACATGACCTTTTTCGGCCCCCAGAGATCGGAAAGCGGCCCGGCCAGCCACGCCGAGACCATGACGGCGATGCCGTAAAAGGTGAACAGCTCGTTCACGAAGGCCTGGGAGTGACCGTTATGGAGCATGTAGGTATCGAGATACCCGGCCTCGACACCATCTCCGATCATGAAAAGAAGCTGACCGACAAAAGCCCAGAACAGGGCCCGGGGAATGCCGATACGTTCAATGAAGCTGTGTTTTTCTACCATCACATCAGGCCAGGCCGGCCTGCCTCTCCGGTTGGGCACCAGCTCTCCCTGTCGCTTACACTATCAATCGCCACGTCATGACAGGAGATACCCAGAAGAGCGGGCCGGGGGGATGAGCCTGCATGGAGGCTCAGCTCAGCTGAAACAGACGTTTCCGCTTCCGGCCACCAGCAACTGATACGAAATCAGGAAAGAACGAGGCCTCACCCAGGTGAGGGGCCAGGCAGAGTGGCGCTGAAAACAGCTGGGCAACGACCTGCCGGAAGAGAACGTTTGTGCGGGACGCCATCATAACGTTCCCGCTGGCAGAAACCAAATGCCCGCCTCAGGCAAGCTGCCGCTCAGGCCAGCCAGGGCGCCTTTCGGGGTGCAAAGCCCAGCACGGTCCGGGCTTTCGTATTGTCAGCGCCGCTCAGCTCATTTTCATAATAAACCGTTTCCTCGCCGTATTTCTCGCGCCCTTCCTCAAGCCCCACGACCGGCGGGGGAGGGGCGTGCACCCAGGCTGCAAACCTGTTCAGCCATTCCGCATAAGGGAGCGGGGTGGAATCCGTGATGTCATAAATGCCGCCCGGTGCCGTAAGAGCACGCGCTGTCGCCTCAGCGGCATCCTCCACATCCACAAAAGACCAGACGCCATCAGCCTTGCCGATAAGCGCTACCGCCTTGTCGGCAAGATGCCGGGCGAATACCCCCTCCCGGGTGTACCAGGTCCCCGGACCATAGAGAAAGCCATACCGCAAGGCCGTGGTTTCAAGGTCCTTCACCGCCAGGAGGCGTTCTTCCAGCGTGGCATACATGCGCGCGCTTTCCCCGACGGAACCGGGGCCATCAACACGGAAAGGGGATTGTTCTGTTGCCAGCTGCCCTGCAGGCCCCAACAGATAGAAGCCGCTTGACTGCTGCAGGTATCTCCGCGCCCCACAGGCCCTAGCAGCTGCCAGCAAGGCCGCACTCCCCGTCAGGCGCAGATGCGCATCGGCTGGCAAAGCTTCCACCAGCTGGAAAGGATCAGCCGGCAGGGCGCTGAGCAGGTTGATGATCGCTTCAGGCTGCACCTGGCGGCAAAGCGTTTCCACCTCGGCCGCATCCAGCACATTGCACGCAGCGACATGCGCCCCCTGTTCCCGCAACCAGGCCAGCCCCTCAGGCTTCCGCCCAAGCCCCCAGACTTCATGCCCTTTGGCGACAAGCTTGCGCACAAGAGGGCGGCCAAGAGCACCGGTTGCACCTGCGATGAGAACTTTCATGAATACCCAGTCCCCTCAGGTACGGGAATGACCAGCTGTCCGCAGAATCAGAATGACTTGGTGGAAAGCTATTTTTCTGACCATTAGCGTTTCAGATCGAGTTTTATAAAGACTACAGAACGAAGGAGACTAAGATCAAAAACTGGTCTTGGTAATTATTGCCAAAGAAAAAAGCTGTACAGTAATCTGTATATCAATAACTGCATGCCAAGTTTCTGAACTTATTTTGGAGCTTGAGTAAGAGAGCAGTAGATTTTTCAGGATTTCTGGGAAGCAGGAGCTGAATGCGGAAGCGATTATGGCGGAGAGAGTGGGATTCGAACCCACGGTACGCTATTAACGCACACACGCTTTCCAAGCGTGCGCCTTAAGCCGCTCGGCCATCTCTCCGGCGCAGGGAATAGATATCATGATCCTGCAGAAGTGCAAGACTTTGCGCGGACATTGCGGACAAAATTTTCCATCCGCGCCAGCGATTTCCGGCCGGGACTTTCCTCCACCCCTGAAGAGACATCCACAGCTCTGGCCCCGCTGAGCTTCAGGGCGGTCTGGACATTTTCCGGCGTCAGACCGCCTGCCAGCATCCACGGCCGTGGTGAGTGCCAGTCCTGTGTCAGGGCCCAGTCAAAGCTGCGCCCCAAGCCGCCTGGGCGCGTGTCCTGGGCAGTGGCGCGCGCTTCAATGACATAACCGTCAATCTGGTCCGCGCTGCTGGTTGAAGGCAGATGCGCTTTATCGGCAATACCCTGCGCCAGCCAGACCGGTAGCTGGAAATGGCGGCGGATTGCCTGGGCATTTTCCAGGGAGGTGTAAAGCTGAAGCCCGTCAAGCGGCAGGTGCTCGAGAACCTGTTCGATGACCCTCAGGGTGGGTTTGACGAAAAGCCCGATACGTTCCGGCTCATCTGCCTGGGCGGGGGAGGTGGCCTCGTGAAGGCGGCGCGCTTCACCAGGTGTCAGGAAACGGGGCGAGGCGGGGTGAAAAACCAGACCGACCCAGCGAACCTTCAAAGCCTGGCACAGTTCCATCTCAGCCGGACCGCGAAGGCCGCAGATCTTGATATCCGCTACCCTGGCAGCCTGATGCGCGTAAGGAGAAGAGGGGCTCACGCGGAAGCGAGTTCTTCCTGAATGAGGGTGGCCGCGCGGGCCGGGTCCTCGGCCTGGGTGATGGGCCGGCCGACCACGATCCAGCTGGCCCCCGCACGCGCTGCCTGGGCCGGGGTCATGACGCGTTTCTGGTCATTGGCCACGCTGCCTGCCGGGCGGATGCCAGGCACCACCAGCTCCACCTGCGGGCCGAGGGCCTCACGCAAAGCGGTGATTTCATGCGCTGAGCACACCAGCCCGTCCGCGCCGGCCTCCACAGCCATTTTTCCCAGCCGGATAACCTGCTCCAGGGGCGAGGCCGGAACGCCGATCTCGTTCAGCCCAGCTGCATCCATGCTGGTCAGCACAGTCACAGCCAGCAGACGGGGCCGGTCAGGGCTGTCACCGAACGCTTCCTGCAGCACATCGCGGGAGCGGGCGATCATCTCGCGCCCCCCGCTTGCGTGAATGGTTGTCAGAACAGGCTTGAGGGGGCAGAGCGCTTTCAGCCCGGCAGCGACGGTATTGGGAATGTCATGCAGCTTGAGGTCAAGGAAGACCGGATGGCGGGCTGCAATCTCCCTTACCGCGTCAAAACCGCAGGCATAGGTGAATTCCAGCCCGAGCTTGATGGCATCCACTTTGCCCTCAAGTACCTCGATCAGCTGGCGTCCGCGCTGCGGATCAGCCGTGTCGATCGCAGCGATCAGCCGGGTGCGGGCGGGCGCTACCCCTTTTATGCCCGGACCGCTTTCCTGAGGCAGGGCCATCCGTTCAGTCAGCCACCTTGTCTTCAACTTTCTGCATGGCGGCTGCCGGGTTCTGGCTCTGCGCACGGTCAAGGCGCTGGTGCAGCTCGACCACCTGCTTTTCAGCTTCACGCAGCTTGCTTTCAGCCAAGCGTGCGCGGCGGCGCTGGCGGAACTCACCCAGCCAGCCGATCAGAAGGCCGACCAGGAAGGAAAGGCTGGCCAGCACGATGGAGAACATGCCGATCGTGACCTTGATGCCCTTCCAGCCGATCCAGACGGAAATCGGGTCCGTGTTGTTGTTGCTGTAGCCCATGACCAGCAGGCCAGCGAGAAACAGGATGAAGATAAACAGACGAATCATGTAAGAAAACCTCTTTTCCATCCGGGATCTTGAGCCCAGGATCCTGGGCAGAGTGGAACAGGAAGACTTGACGCTGCCCCTTCTTTCTCCTGAAGATGCGGGCATTTCCCCCAAGCCTTAAGGAACCCGACCGACCATGAGCAGCCGCAGCAAGGATACCAAGAAAAACAGCTCTGACATAAAGGCTGGATCGCCAGAAGGCAAACGCTCCTCGCTCCGGCTGGAACACGGCACTCAGTATCTGTGCCAGGCCCGGTTGGATGTGGCCGGGCAGCCCGGCATTCTGCAGGTTCTCCAGGGCGTGCCGCACCTGCATCTGCGCGTTGATGTGGCAATCGAGCCACTGGCGCCTGAAAAAGGACTTTACGAAGTGCGCCTCACCCTGCAGGGACAGGGCACAATCGCGGGCCCTGAAGGCCAGGAGCCGCAGACCATCTACGCGGCTTCAGTCGTTTATGGCGGCCTTTTCGGTGTGGAAGGCACTGGTAGTGAGGAAGCGCGTCAAAAACTCCTGAGCCAGGAAGCGCCCGCCGCCCTTTTCCACGGGGCCCGCCATACCCTGCTGACCCTGATCCGTGATGCCGGCTTCCCGGTCGGCGCGCCGCAGCCCATTGATTTCCGCACTTTCTGGGACCAGAAAAAAGCCGCTGTGGCCCGCGACCAGGCAGCGCTGCAGGAAGGGCGCTGAAGGAAATGGCTGCCTGCCTTCCGGATCTCTCCGCTTCACCCCCGCTCTGGGAGACATTTGATGGCGGCTGGTTTCGCGCGCGTTACCGGCCTGGGCTCAGCCCAAGTGAGGCGCAGGAGAGTGATGAGGGCCTGCAGGCAGCCTGGCAGCGCGAGCCGGCGCGCTCACCCAACCGTTATTTTGATGAGGAATGGTACCTGCGCCGTTATCCGAACGTACGCAGGGAAGTGGGCAAAGACCGGATCTTTGAAAGCGGCTTCCAGCATTATCGGGAAGTAGGCTACCAACGCTGCGCTCCGCACTGGCTCTTTTCCGAGGCCGATTATTGGGGCCGCAATCCCGACCTGGTGCCCCTGCAGCTGGCAAAAGAGGGGTGGCGGAACGGCTATGACCATTTTCTCAAACTCGGAGACTTCCAGGAACGCAGCGGGCACGCTTTCTTCTCGCCGCAGATTTTCCTGCAGGATTGCCTGAAACACGGCGTCACGATTGACCTGGAGCAGGGGCTGTTCACCCAGTTCCTGGCCTGGCCCTCTCAGGAGGAAGCGGGCGGGAAAGCAGGGGCTGAACTCTCACAGCGGCGCACCTCATGGTATTTCAATCCGCAATGGTATCTGGAACGTTATCCGGAAGTCGCCCAGCTGATCGCTGAAGGTCGCTACCATTCTCCCCTGCATCATTATCTGACCAACGAAACGCCGGCAGCTTTCGATCCGGACCCTGATTTTTCGGAAAAATGGTATCTGGAGACTTTTCCTGACGTTCAGGAAGCGATCTTCCAGGGCGCCTTCCGCAACGGGTTTGCTCATTTCCTGCAGGCCGGCGTCAGAGAAGGGCGGCCGCCATGCCCGGCGGTTGATCTGCAGGCTTTCATACAGCAGCCATCTTTCCCAGCCCGTCTTGCCCGTTCCGGCCTGGCAGATGCCTTCGCCCTGTGGGTGCGTGAGCGCGAAGAAGGGAGCGTGCCCGACACCCGGGTGGAAATATCCCCAGCTGCGGCCCAGGCGCTGGCGGTAAGACAGGCCGAAGTCCTGATGCCGACTGTGGCGCGCAGTCCGCTCGTCTTTCGGGACTGGTCCCCATCCCATGGCGCCAGACCGGCCCTGAGTGTGATTGTTCTCTCACAAGGCGATTACCTGTCCACCGTGGCAAGCCTGGCAGCGCTGAAAGAGCAGGACCTGCGGAATGTGCAGGTCATCGTGGCGAGTGCCGGCAACCGGGCGGAAAAAGAAGTGCTGGCCGCAACCACCCGGGGGGTCACTCTGGTTTATCCCCCTGTGGGCGGCGTGCATTCCCCGCTTGGTCTGATCAAGGCAGGCACGGAGCAGGCGCTGAGTGACAACCTCGTTCTGCTGCAGGCAGGCTACAGATTCTTTCCAGATGCGCTGGCACCGGTTTTCAGGGCGCTTGAACGCGGGGAAAGCGGAGGTGGCCGTGTCCTGGGGCCGGATCTGCAGGTTCTGGAGGCCGGAGCTTCTTTATGGCGCGATGGGCATATAACCCCGCGCAATCGGGAGACACTGCCTGAAGAAG is a genomic window containing:
- a CDS encoding MFS transporter; this translates as MVEKHSFIERIGIPRALFWAFVGQLLFMIGDGVEAGYLDTYMLHNGHSQAFVNELFTFYGIAVMVSAWLAGPLSDLWGPKKVMWIGLILWAVFEIGFLVLGLGPNNSAMILLFYTLRGFAYPLFAYALLVWIAAATPTAMLGSAAGWFWFSFSAGLPTLGSQFARLAIPQIGELNTFWCSLVLVVAGGLIALLFTHEPTGRKRLLPAHIPASQVFLGSLSIMWREPKTLIAGIVRTIDTSSEYAFLAIMPAFFVDRLGFSLGEWLNLLSLIFLSNILFNLIAGMVADRLGSRKVVALFGGVGGFVSIPLFYYVPLWFPGNFWLAAAAGIFYGATIAAFVPLSGLMPQICPKEKAAALSILGLGAGASTWIGPAIVSLCAAVFGGGMIYVIWTFALLYLLSAGLTMGLTVSPAARRYIAMQEQVSARSAGEVPEN
- a CDS encoding NAD-dependent epimerase/dehydratase family protein, which encodes MKVLIAGATGALGRPLVRKLVAKGHEVWGLGRKPEGLAWLREQGAHVAACNVLDAAEVETLCRQVQPEAIINLLSALPADPFQLVEALPADAHLRLTGSAALLAAARACGARRYLQQSSGFYLLGPAGQLATEQSPFRVDGPGSVGESARMYATLEERLLAVKDLETTALRYGFLYGPGTWYTREGVFARHLADKAVALIGKADGVWSFVDVEDAAEATARALTAPGGIYDITDSTPLPYAEWLNRFAAWVHAPPPPVVGLEEGREKYGEETVYYENELSGADNTKARTVLGFAPRKAPWLA
- a CDS encoding phosphoribosylanthranilate isomerase, whose protein sequence is MSPSSPYAHQAARVADIKICGLRGPAEMELCQALKVRWVGLVFHPASPRFLTPGEARRLHEATSPAQADEPERIGLFVKPTLRVIEQVLEHLPLDGLQLYTSLENAQAIRRHFQLPVWLAQGIADKAHLPSTSSADQIDGYVIEARATAQDTRPGGLGRSFDWALTQDWHSPRPWMLAGGLTPENVQTALKLSGARAVDVSSGVEESPGRKSLARMENFVRNVRAKSCTSAGS
- the pyrF gene encoding orotidine-5'-phosphate decarboxylase, with translation MALPQESGPGIKGVAPARTRLIAAIDTADPQRGRQLIEVLEGKVDAIKLGLEFTYACGFDAVREIAARHPVFLDLKLHDIPNTVAAGLKALCPLKPVLTTIHASGGREMIARSRDVLQEAFGDSPDRPRLLAVTVLTSMDAAGLNEIGVPASPLEQVIRLGKMAVEAGADGLVCSAHEITALREALGPQVELVVPGIRPAGSVANDQKRVMTPAQAARAGASWIVVGRPITQAEDPARAATLIQEELASA
- a CDS encoding LapA family protein, with translation MIRLFIFILFLAGLLVMGYSNNNTDPISVWIGWKGIKVTIGMFSIVLASLSFLVGLLIGWLGEFRQRRRARLAESKLREAEKQVVELHQRLDRAQSQNPAAAMQKVEDKVAD
- a CDS encoding protein-export chaperone SecB; this encodes MSSRSKDTKKNSSDIKAGSPEGKRSSLRLEHGTQYLCQARLDVAGQPGILQVLQGVPHLHLRVDVAIEPLAPEKGLYEVRLTLQGQGTIAGPEGQEPQTIYAASVVYGGLFGVEGTGSEEARQKLLSQEAPAALFHGARHTLLTLIRDAGFPVGAPQPIDFRTFWDQKKAAVARDQAALQEGR